A genomic window from Salvia miltiorrhiza cultivar Shanhuang (shh) chromosome 5, IMPLAD_Smil_shh, whole genome shotgun sequence includes:
- the LOC131026028 gene encoding uncharacterized protein LOC131026028: MANSDWKRLFPEATLTSLTAPMSDHVPLLLMCKGGLSLSNSQRFRFENKWCLEPNLPNVIRDFWLNLHGVTVTDRLTAMSESLSIWALYNCRNSNRSKKDLQNQISIIQGKRDSGSIAKLFKIRKELADVLLREEVH, from the coding sequence ATGGCGAATTCGGATTGGAAGCGGTTGTTTCCCGAAGCCACTCTAACTTCGCTTACGGCTCCAATGTCAGATCACGTCCCGCTTCTGTTGATGTGTAAGGGTGGTTTATCTTTGTCTAATTCTCAAAGATTCAGGTTTGAAAATAAATGGTGCCTTGAGCCAAATCTTCCTAATGTGATTCGAGACTTTTGGTTGAATTTGCATGGGGTAACTGTCACAGATCGTCTCACGGCGATGTCAGAATCTTTATCTATCTGGGCTTTGTATAATTGTCGCAACTCTAATCGCTCTAAGAAAGATTTGCAGAATCAGATCTCTATTATCCAAGGTAAACGTGATTCGGGGTCTATCGCTAAATTGTTTAAAATTCGTAAGGAATTGGCTGATGTTTTGTTGCGTGAAGAAGTTCACTAG
- the LOC131026027 gene encoding uncharacterized protein LOC131026027 yields MQVASSYRFDPPPQRPAKKRAVVRRDREGGAERLHRDYFAVEPVYGPQFFRRRFRMSRELFLRIVNALEVDPYFQQRPDAVGRVGFSPIQKCTAAIRQLAYGNSADCCDEYLRIGETTALECLKKFCKAVVRIFGGTYLRRPTTADVQRITAMHEARHGFPGMLGSLDYMHWGWKNCPVAWHGAYTRGDQGEPTIILEAVASQDLWIWHAFFGVAGSNNDINVLHQSTLFNDVLAGHAAAVHFLANNSHHTRGYYLTDGIYPDWPVFVKSFQFLNDEKKRGFKVMQEAARKDVERAFGVLQARWGGNASNFDGDDGEGPSSTPQTRFNSGAPPEFAAYLARNASLKDARLHIRLRDDLVEHIWARFGPVV; encoded by the exons ATGCAAGTAGCAAGTTCATATCGGTTCGATCCACCTCCACAACGCCCGGCGAAAAAGCGGGCAGTGGTTCGTCGTGACCGTGAAGGTGGAGCCGAGCGCCTCCATCGCGATTATTTCGCCGTCGAGCCTGTTTATGGGCCACAATTCTTTCGCCGTCGATTTCGCATGAGCCGGGAGTTGTTTCTACGCATTGTCAATGCGCTAGAAGTCGATCCTTACTTCCAACAACGTCCGGATGCTGTTGGCCGGGTGGGCTTCTCCCCGATCCAGAAGTGCACTGCCGCTATTCGACAATTGGCATACGGAAATTCTGCTGATTGTTGTGATGAATATCTCCGTATAGGAGAGACGACGGCGTTGGAATGCTTGAAGAAATTCTGCAAGGCCGTCGTTCGTATCTTTGGCGGCACGTATTTGAGGCGGCCAACAACTGCCGATGTGCAACGCATCACTGCAATGCACGAAGCCCGCCATGGGTTCCCGGGAATGTTGGGGAGCCTAGACTACATGCATTGGGGATGGAAGAATTGCCCCGTTGCTTGGCACGGCGCCTACACTCGAGGGGATCAAGGCGAGCCAACAATTATATTAGAGGCCGTTGCTTCACAAGATTTATGGATCTGGCATGCATTCTTTGGAGTCGCTGGGtccaacaacgacatcaacgtgctcCACCAGTCCACGCTATTCAACGATGTTTTAGCGGGGCATGCAGCGGCTGTGCACTTCCTCGCCAACAATTCTCACCACACTCGAGGATACTACTTAACAGACGGCATCTATCCGGACTGGCCGGTGTTCGTGAAGAGCTTCCAGTTTCTTAACGATGAGAAGAAGCGGGGGTTCAAGGTGATGCAAGAAGCTGCAAGGAAGGATGTGGAACGAGCTTTCGGTGTTCTTCAGGCTCGGTGGG GTGGAAATGCAAGTAATTTCGATGGTGACGACGGCGAGGGACCAAGTTCTACTCCTCAAACACGATTCAATTCCGGAGCACCACCGGAGTTCGCCGCCTATTTGGCACGGAATGCAAGCTTGAAGGATGCACGATTGCATATACGCCTCCGCGACGATTTGGTTGAGCATATATGGGCACGCTTTGGTCCGGttgtgtag
- the LOC131024607 gene encoding secretory carrier-associated membrane protein 4-like has protein sequence MNRRNDPNPFDQGEHEINPFSNGKTATGSKSRVPQVIANTLGFGQKHDANVDIPLDTINDSKKEKELAAWQADLNQRERELKRREDAVAAAGAPVDDRNWPPFFPIIHHDIANEIPIHAQRLQYLAFASWLGIVFCLVFNVIAIIVCWVKGGGVKIFFLAIIYALLGCPLSYVLWYRPLYRAMRTDSALKFGWFFMLYLLHIGFCIFAAIAPPIVFHGKSLTGILAAIDVFSDNSLAGIFYLVGFALFCLESLLSLWVLQKIYVYFRGNK, from the exons ATGAATCGGCGGAACGATCCCAATCCGTTCGATCAGGGAGAACATGAAATCAATCCATTTTCG AATGGTAAAACAGCCACCGGATCAAAGTCACGCGTACCTCAAGTAATTGCTAATACACTGGGTTTTGGTCAAAAACACGATGCCAATGTGGATATACCATTAGATACCATCAAT GATTCAAAGAAGGAGAAAGAACTTGCTGCTTGGCAGGCAGATTTGAACCAGAGAGAAAGG GAACTTAAACGCAGGGAAGATGCTGTGGCTGCAG CCGGTGCTCCTGTGGATGATAGAAATTGGCCCCCATTTTTTCCCATTATTCACCATGATATAGCCAATGAAATACCAATTCATGCTCAGAGGTTACAGTATTTGGCCTTTGCAAGTTGGTTAG GTATTGTCTTTTGCCTTGTGTTCAATGTCATTGCCATCATCGTTTGTTGGGTCAAGGGCGGCG GGGTCAAGATATTCTTCCTTGCTATAATTTATGCTCTGCTTGGTTGCCCTCTTTCGTATGTGCTATGGTACAGGCCTTTGTATCGTGCCATGAG GACTGATAGTGCACTGAAATTTGGATGGTTTTTCATGTTGTATTTG CTCCATATTGGCTTTTGCATATTTGCTGCAATTGCACCTCCAATAGTCTTTCATGGAAAATCACTAAC GGGCATCCTTGCTGCGATTGATGTCTTTTCTGACAATTCGTTGGCAGGG ATTTTCTACTTGGTTGGATTTGCTTTATTCTGCTTGGAGTCACTTTTGAGCTTGTGGGTACTCCAG AAAATATATGTCTATTTCAGGGGAAACAAATGA